The Lysinibacillus pakistanensis genome includes a window with the following:
- a CDS encoding DUF2197 domain-containing protein, with protein sequence MHYEVKCTSCKISFKLYEGEEQYKQLKERKSRLFYCEDCKHKIRFDAIRNFFSSY encoded by the coding sequence ATGCATTATGAAGTGAAGTGTACAAGCTGTAAAATATCATTCAAATTATACGAAGGTGAGGAACAATACAAACAATTGAAGGAACGTAAATCCCGCTTATTTTACTGTGAGGATTGCAAGCATAAAATACGCTTTGATGCCATTCGAAACTTCTTTAGCTCTTACTAG
- a CDS encoding MerR family transcriptional regulator, producing MKEHYYTIGEVAKLSNLSVQTLRYYDQIDLFKPAHIDTHTNYRYYKDNQIFYLDIIKSLKYIGISLEDIKRALGLTSEELLVFLEQQEQRIEQKIARLNEVKYTLLKTKKQMQEQIDIPIFGDVYVQVEEEMPILQVTTTELTPTSSTNTYYATLTKIIEREGSVLNSRYGCIFPLARYTDVHSIIYDAIFTPLLTERTFSKLSPNIKQTIKPAGKYVCIAFIYHPDTYFSYYEKLRAYVEAQQEAYESIVYELYMPASFTFEYEKKFIVELKVRQKINCVKNLV from the coding sequence ATGAAAGAACATTATTATACAATTGGTGAGGTTGCTAAGCTCTCTAACTTATCTGTACAGACCTTGCGCTACTATGACCAAATTGATTTATTTAAACCTGCTCATATCGATACCCATACCAATTATCGTTATTATAAAGATAATCAGATTTTTTACTTAGATATTATTAAGTCGCTTAAATATATTGGCATTTCCCTTGAGGATATAAAAAGGGCGCTTGGCTTAACTTCGGAAGAATTGCTCGTTTTTTTAGAACAGCAGGAGCAGCGTATTGAACAAAAAATCGCGCGCTTAAATGAAGTGAAGTACACTTTGCTTAAAACAAAAAAACAAATGCAAGAACAAATCGATATTCCAATTTTCGGAGATGTTTATGTTCAGGTAGAAGAGGAAATGCCTATTTTACAAGTTACTACTACTGAGTTAACACCTACATCTAGCACGAATACGTATTATGCAACACTTACGAAAATAATTGAACGTGAAGGAAGTGTCTTAAATAGTCGCTATGGTTGTATTTTTCCGCTAGCACGCTATACAGATGTTCATTCTATTATTTATGACGCTATCTTTACACCGCTTTTAACGGAACGAACATTTTCTAAGCTTTCTCCAAATATCAAGCAAACAATAAAGCCAGCCGGTAAATATGTATGTATTGCCTTTATCTATCATCCTGATACATACTTTTCATATTATGAAAAACTAAGAGCTTACGTAGAGGCACAACAAGAAGCCTATGAATCAATCGTCTATGAGCTTTATATGCCTGCTTCCTTCACCTTTGAGTATGAGAAGAAATTCATCGTTGAATTAAAGGTTAGACAAAAAATTAATTGTGTAAAAAATTTAGTGTGA
- a CDS encoding MFS transporter, whose protein sequence is MDKKQILTLTILLSNLFIAFLGIGLVIPVLPTIMNELHISGSVVGYMVAAFAITQLIVSPIAGKLVDNIGRKVMIVVGLFIFGLSELLFGIGRTIEILFISRMLGGVSAAFIMPAVTAYIADITTLSQRSKALGYMSAAISTGFIIGPGIGGFLAEFGTRIPFYAAGILGFVAAILSLILLKEPTRSLDDQEAAPSILGSVRRVISPLYFIPFVLIFVLSFGLAAFESLFSLFVDHKFSFTPSDIAIIITGSGIVGALAQLLLFDWLTKKMGEINVIRYSLILSAALTFAMTVVSHYFAILFVTFFIFVGFDLIRPAATSYLSKIAGNEQGFVGGMNSMFTSLGNIFGPILGGILFDINLNYPYYFATIVLTLGVILALFWRKPKHIEL, encoded by the coding sequence ATGGATAAGAAACAAATTTTAACGTTAACAATTTTATTATCGAATCTATTCATTGCCTTTTTAGGCATTGGTTTAGTTATTCCAGTGCTACCTACTATTATGAATGAGTTACATATTTCAGGCTCAGTTGTAGGTTACATGGTGGCAGCCTTTGCCATTACGCAACTTATTGTCTCACCTATTGCCGGTAAGCTAGTGGATAATATAGGCCGTAAAGTAATGATTGTGGTAGGTCTTTTTATTTTTGGGCTTTCCGAGCTATTGTTTGGGATTGGTCGCACGATAGAAATTCTCTTTATCTCACGTATGCTAGGGGGCGTGAGTGCTGCCTTCATCATGCCAGCAGTAACAGCCTATATCGCTGACATTACTACATTATCACAGCGTTCAAAAGCACTAGGCTATATGAGTGCGGCTATAAGTACAGGCTTTATCATTGGTCCAGGAATTGGTGGATTTTTAGCTGAGTTCGGTACGCGTATACCGTTTTATGCTGCTGGTATACTTGGTTTTGTAGCGGCAATTCTGTCATTGATTTTGTTAAAAGAACCGACACGTTCTTTAGACGACCAAGAAGCTGCACCATCTATTTTAGGCAGTGTAAGACGAGTAATTAGTCCGCTGTATTTCATACCATTTGTGCTAATTTTCGTGCTTTCCTTTGGTCTAGCGGCATTTGAATCGCTCTTTAGTTTATTTGTAGATCATAAATTTTCATTTACACCTTCAGATATCGCAATTATCATTACTGGGAGCGGGATAGTTGGTGCCCTTGCACAACTATTATTATTCGATTGGCTGACGAAAAAAATGGGTGAAATTAATGTTATTCGTTATTCACTCATCCTCTCTGCTGCTCTTACTTTTGCGATGACCGTTGTAAGTCATTATTTTGCAATCTTATTTGTAACATTCTTCATTTTCGTAGGCTTTGATTTAATACGTCCTGCCGCTACCTCTTATTTATCCAAAATTGCCGGAAACGAGCAAGGTTTTGTGGGTGGTATGAACTCCATGTTCACAAGCCTTGGAAATATATTTGGACCCATTTTAGGTGGCATCTTGTTTGATATTAATTTAAACTACCCCTACTATTTTGCAACAATCGTATTAACCCTTGGCGTTATCCTTGCTTTATTTTGGAGAAAGCCAAAGCATATTGAGCTATAA
- a CDS encoding Asp23/Gls24 family envelope stress response protein, with translation MAEKVGQSFVQPTPSGKEELGKIEVAAEVIEVVAGIAVNEVEGIASTRGNIATGVVERFGKKVHNKGIKSGVTETGEIAIDVFCSVKYGHAIPKVAKEVQSQIRQAIFNMTALETAEVNVHITGIHFEKEEVAVHE, from the coding sequence ATGGCTGAGAAAGTAGGACAATCTTTCGTACAACCAACACCTTCTGGAAAAGAAGAACTTGGGAAAATTGAAGTAGCAGCGGAAGTAATCGAAGTTGTGGCTGGAATCGCAGTAAATGAGGTTGAAGGCATTGCTTCAACTCGTGGTAATATTGCAACGGGTGTTGTTGAGCGCTTCGGTAAAAAAGTGCACAATAAAGGCATTAAATCGGGTGTGACGGAAACAGGTGAAATTGCCATTGATGTATTTTGTTCTGTGAAATATGGCCATGCTATTCCAAAGGTAGCAAAGGAAGTACAAAGTCAAATTCGTCAGGCAATTTTTAATATGACTGCACTTGAAACAGCAGAGGTGAATGTACACATTACTGGCATTCACTTTGAAAAAGAAGAGGTTGCTGTACACGAATAG